In Amyelois transitella isolate CPQ chromosome W, ilAmyTran1.1, whole genome shotgun sequence, the genomic stretch AGcagtaaaatggaaaaaacatttaaaaaacaaatagttaagtcagcagcagctgttaaaagaaaagtggGGATGATTAACGATacaaaaaacgtaaataatatggcactggagaaaattttcaaacctaTTGTTGATCCGCTTAATTTGatagccaataaaaataatgacaagtgggttgagaatgaaaataattacatcacCTCTGTtgggaaaaaatgtaaaaatgaaagtacATCTTCTTATTTATCCAATGAAGAATCGAATGACACTGTTTCTGAAAGCGACTTTCctaataattacaacaaaactttaatttccaCACCTTCTGAAGATAATAATGTCAGTGAAGGTTCGTTCAAATCTATTGCGTCTTCTCCAGATAATCGTCAAACTTTGTCGTGGTCTACATCATCAGAAGTAATGGATGCTATACCTTTTGGAGTAAGACATGAGCGGGGAAAACTAATGCTTGGCAATATTCGTATTTTCGATAATGATAACATTCTGAAAATAGGAACTCGAATTTTAAAGAAGACAGATGGTTTAAGagagttactatttaaaaggaAACCTGATCTAGAAAAAGTCAGAGAGGAGgacttgcaaaattataaattgttactaaTTGATACTAATGCACATCGACGTAATTATGAGTCATCTAAACCTATAAACAGTAACaaaggttttaaatacattaatgtcattaagcctttatttaaattctcaaaaaatatgacttcaaGTGTAGAAAGTCTCCCTCAAGGAAAAGGTATTCCACttctgaaaaaagtaaaaaaatatactgattatgtttattgggaTGATCCCAACGAACTGGTAGAacgattaaaattgttgttaggATCACGAGCGGCTGGCAATAGTGGTgtagataatgaaattattgcagTCATAGAAGAATTACGAGAAGctggaattataaatatagaacataAACAGCTATCGCCACAGAAAAT encodes the following:
- the LOC132904188 gene encoding uncharacterized protein LOC132904188: MEKTFKKQIVKSAAAVKRKVGMINDTKNVNNMALEKIFKPIVDPLNLIANKNNDKWVENENNYITSVGKKCKNESTSSYLSNEESNDTVSESDFPNNYNKTLISTPSEDNNVSEGSFKSIASSPDNRQTLSWSTSSEVMDAIPFGVRHERGKLMLGNIRIFDNDNILKIGTRILKKTDGLRELLFKRKPDLEKVREEDLQNYKLLLIDTNAHRRNYESSKPINSNKGFKYINVIKPLFKFSKNMTSSVESLPQGKGIPLLKKVKKYTDYVYWDDPNELVERLKLLLGSRAAGNSGVDNEIIAVIEELREAGIINIEHKQLSPQKMTSIIRDL